AACAAGAAGATCCCGCGCGACCTGGACTTCATGGAGATCCAGGGACTCAAGGGGGAAGCCAAGCAGAAATTCAGCCATATCAAGCCAGAGACCATCGGCCAGGCCGGCCGCATCTCCGGTATCACCCCGGCAGACATCACCCTGCTCTCCATCTGGATCGACAAGAAGTATTCCTCGAGGGGGGAGTAATCAAACTTCACCGAGATAAGGACCATGCCGTATATCAACCTGAAAATCACTGAAGGGGCGAGCCGTGAACAGAAAGCAGCACTGGTGAAGGATTTTACCCACTCCCTCGTCAAGCATCTCGGTAAGAAGCCCGAGCACATCCACATTGTCATCGACGAAGTCGCCGAGGAAAACTGGGGGTATTCTGGCATGCTTACCGACGATTACCGCAAGCAAGCGAAGAGATGAAAGTTATCTTCGATCCGCAAGCTTCTCTGGAATTTCAGTATTCAGTCGAGCCTCTGAATATAGCGCATAAAGCTGCGTTAGACGCTATCCGCCATTATCATTCACTAGATG
The sequence above is drawn from the Rubritalea squalenifaciens DSM 18772 genome and encodes:
- a CDS encoding tautomerase family protein, whose protein sequence is MPYINLKITEGASREQKAALVKDFTHSLVKHLGKKPEHIHIVIDEVAEENWGYSGMLTDDYRKQAKR